DNA from Thermococcus sp. LS1:
CTGAATGGAGATAACCATACCGGCAGCGACGGTCTGGCCCATGTCACGGATGGCGAACCTGCCCATCTGCGGGATCTCCTTGACCGGCTCGATGACCATTGGCTTGGTCGGCCTGAGGATGACGATGGCGGAGTCACCGGTCTTGATGAACTGTGGGTTCTCCTCGACGACGTTACCGGTCCTCGGGTCAAGCTTGGCGAGGAGCTGCTCGAACCTGACGGCGACCTGGAGGGTGTGGGCGTGGAGGACCGGGGTGTAGCCGACGGTGATGGCGGTCGGGTGGTTGAGGACGATGATCTGGGCCTTGAAGGTGTCCCTCGGCCTGACAACGGTCGGCGGGTTGGTGGTGTGTCCAGCAACGTCACCGCGCTTTATGTCGTTCTTACCAACACCCCTGACGTTGAATCCGATGTTGTCACCCGGAAGGGCCTCCTGGAGTGGCTCGTGGTGCATCTCGATGCTCTTGACCTCACCCTGGATCGGCTTGTGGAAGATGGTGCTGGCCGGCTCGAAGATGACGACGTCACCGACGCGGAGGACACCGGTCTCGACACGGCCGACCGGGACGGTACCGACACCCTTAATGGAGTAGACGTCCTGGATCGGGATGCGGAGCGGCTTGTCGGTCGGCTTCGGCGGCTCTGGGATCTGGTCGAGGGCCTCAATGAGGGTCGGGCCCTTGTACCAGGGCATCTTGTCGCTCTTCTTGACGACGTTGTCGCCCTCCCAAGCGCTGATCGGGATGATCGGGAAGTCCTTGTAACCGAGCATCATGAGGAGCTTCTTAACCTGCTCGGCGACCTGCTTGAACTTCTTCTCGTCGTAGTTGACCATGTCCATCTTGTTGATAGCGACGATGATGTGGCCGATACCAAGGGTCCTGGCAAGGAAGGCGTGCTCCTTGGTCTGCGGCATGACACCGTCGGTGGCGGCGACGACGAGAACGGCAGCGTCGGCCTGGCTGGCACCGGTGATCATGTTCTTAACGAAGTCCCTGTGGCCCGGAGCGTCGATGATGGTGATGTACCTGTGCGGGGTCTCGAACTTGGTGTGGGCAACGTCGATGGTGATACCCCTCTCCCTCTCCTCCTTGAGCCTGTCCATGACCCAAGCGAACTTGAAGGACTTACCCTTCTCACCCATCTCCTCGAACTTCTTGATGATGTTCTCCGGTATGTTGGCGGTGTCGAAGAGCAGCCTTCCGATGGTGGTGCTCTTTCCGTGGTCGACGTGGCCGATAAAGACTATGTTAACGTGTGGCTTCTCCTTTGCCATTTTCAAACACCTCCGAATTTTGGTCTAGTCTCGTTTGACTAGGATGGCTTTTTAAATCTTTCGAACTTCGGCTCCCTCGGGCGGGAAACCCGCCTTTTTCTCGGGGGAGCCTCATGAGTTCCGTGGTGAACTTGAGGGATGAGTTTAAAAACTTAACTAATCGCCGTTGGGCAGGGATTTGTCAAAATTGAGGACGGATGGATTCTGAGAACTATTCTCGCAGTAATTATCACCGTGATAATATATCGGCCGAGGTATGGATATGGCATGGGAGCTTATTAGGACCCTTACTATTCGAGACATTTCATGTAAAGAGAATAGAAAAGCTCAGAGGGCAGAAAGCCCTCACTGCTGCGGGCAGACATCCTGCTCCTTCGGCGGGTTCGGGTCGAGGCCCTTCCTCTGCCTGATCTGCCTGATGATGTTGACTGCCAGCTCGTTCGGGACGCGCTTGAAGCCTGCATGTTCGGTGCTCCAGAGGGCCCTTCCGCTGGTGGCACCACGGATGGCTCCGGCGAATCCGAACATCTCGGCGACCGGAGCCTCGGCGATGATGATCATGACCTCGCCCTCCTGCCTCATGTCGATGAGCTGGCCGCGCCTCTGGTTGATCTCCCTGCTGACGGCACCCATGTACTCGTACGGGACGTTGATGATGACCTTCTGGTACGGCTCGTAGAGGACCGGCTGGGCCTTCATCATGGCGCAGTGGATTGCAGTCCTGATGGCCGGGTAGATCTGGGCCGGACCGCGGTGGACGTTGTCCTCGTGGATCTTGGCGTCGTGGAGCCTGACGATGACCTTCATGACTGGCTCCTTAGCGAGCGGTCCCTCGTCCATGGCCTGGTGGAATCCGTCGACGAGGAGGTCCATGACCTCGTTGAGGTACTGGATACCCTTGGTGTTGTCGAGGAACATGTTGCCGTTGTAGATGTCGACGATACCCTTGGCGATCTCGTAGTCCATACCGAGCTCTGCGAGCTTCTTGGCGACCTCCTTCGGGTTCTTGGGCCTGCCCTCTGGGATGATGCCCTCACGGATGGCCTGGTAGATCTCGTCCGGCATCGGCTCGACGGTGATGTAGAACCTGTTGTGCTTGTTCGGGGACTTTCCTTCGACTATTGGGCTGACTTTGGTGACGCTTTCGCGGTAGACGACGATCGGCGGGCTGACCTCGACGTCGAGCTTCCAGTCCTCCTTGAGCTTGACGAGCTTGACCTCAAGGTGGAGCTCACCCATACCGCTGAGGAGGTGCTGACCGGTCTCCTCGTCGATCTTGACGTGGAGGGTCGGGTCCTCCTTGGCGAGCTGGCGGAGGGCCTCGACGAGCTTCGGAAGGTCCTTAACGTTCTTGGCCTCTATAGCCACGGTAACGACCGGCTCGCTGGTGTAGTGGAGCGCCTCGAACGGCTCGATCTGCTCCTGGGCGACGGTCTCACCGGCCATGGCGTCGCGCAGTCCGGTGACGGCGACGATGTTACCGGCCGGAACGGCCTCCATGTTGACCCTCTCAGGACCCATGTAGATACCGACCTGCTGGATCCTGGCCTTCCTCTTGGCGCTGATGAGGTAGACCTCCTGGCCGGTCTTCACGGTACCGCTCCAGACACGGCCGGTGGCGACCTCACCCGCGTGCTTGTCGAGGATAATCTTGGTGACGACCATGACCATCTTGCCCTTCGGGTCACACCTGAGCATGGCCTGGCCGACATCGCTGTTGACGTCGCCCCTCCAGAGGTGCGGGATCCTGTACTTCTGGGCCTCGAGCGGGTTCGGGAGGTGGCGGACGACCATATCGAGAACCACGACGTGGAGCGGGGCCTTCTGCCTGAGGGTCTTAAGGTCGCCGGCGTTGGTGAGCTCGACGATGTCCTTGAATGAAACGCCAGTCTTCTTCATGTAGGGAACGCTGAGGGCCCAGTTGTAGTAGGCGCTACCGAAGGCGACGCTACCATCCTCGACCTTGACCATCCACTGGCTCTTGAACTCGTCCGGGGCGTACTTCTTGATGAGCCTGTTGACGTCGGTGATGATCTTGGCGAACCTCTGAAGGATCTCGTTCGGGCCGAGCTTGAGCTCCTTGATGAGCCTGTCAACCTTGTTGATGAAGAGGACCGGCTTGACGTACTCCCTGAGGGCCTGTCTGAGGACGGTCTCGGTCTGGGGCATGACACCCTCGACGGCGTCGACGACTATGATAGCACCGTCGATGGCACGCATGGCCCTGGTAACGTCACCACCGAAGTCAACGTGACCCGGGGTGTCGATGAGGTTGATGAGGTACTCCTGGCCCTCGTAGGTGTGCACCATCGAGACGTTGGCCGCGTTGATGGTAATTCCTCTCGCCTGCTCCTGCTCGTCGAAGTCAAGGACGAGCTGCTTTCCGGCAAGCTCCTCGCTAATCATACCTGCTCCAGCGAGCAGGTTGTCGCTCAGCGTAGTCTTACCGTGGTCAATGTGAGCGGCAATACCCATGTTCCTAATCCTCTCGGGCTGGGTCATGAGCTCCTTAATCTTCGCAATCATCTCTTCCCTTCTTCCCATTTACACCACCTTCTAACCTGATGAGCTTGTTCACCACTCACTTAAAAGGTGCGGTTATAAATCTTTCCCAGCGCAAAATCGAGGTCAGGCGAAAACGTTCAAACTACTTAAGGTTTTTGGAAGCAAAAAGAAAAGCCAGCCACTTCAGCCAAGGAGGTCTACCACGAATCGCCTGACATCCTCCCTGACGTCCTCCCTCGCGTAAACCCCCCAGCGCCAGTGCGTGTCCTTGAGCTCCACCAGGCTCCTGACGAGAGGGGAGACCTCGCTTAACCTCTGGCCTCCCTCAACGAATGCGTTCTTCTCCTCGAACTTCGGCTTCAGTGGGTAGTCGAGAATAGCCAAGTGGCCGAACTCATCTTCAAGAGCCTTTTTAAGCTCCTCGACATTCTTGAGCTCTTCATTGGTATAAACTACGCGCTTATAGAGCCTTCTGTCATCGATGGCCTTCACCAGCTCCCTGACCTCATCGCGCTCACTTCTCCTAAGGCGGGCGATTAAATCGACCTCGTCCATGGCGGCGATTTCTTTCTCACTTATTCTCTCAAGCTCGACTGCCTTGATGAGCATCGCCGACGCTATCCTGGAAACATGGTGCTGGTAGACGGTCGGATACATCATGCTCCTGGCGAGGAGCAGCGACTGAGCGGCCATTATCCCCTTCTGCCCTATGATGAGCTTTTCGCCGTCGTAGCGGAGGTTTCTTATAAGCCTGTCGAGGTCGACGAGTCCGTATGCAACGCCGGTGTAGTAGGCATCCCTCACGAGGTAGTCCATCCTGTCGGCGTCGATGTCCCCGCTCACTATCGGGTGCTTGAGAAGGCTGAGGAATTCTTTGAGGGAGTAGCGCTCCCCTATGACATCTCGGATTTCGCCCTCTTTAAGAACCCGCCTCGTGTTCTCCTCATGGCTCCCGTAGAGTGCCTCAAGGGCGTGGGAGAATGGATAGTGTCCGAGATCATGGAGCAGTGCGGCGTACGCCACCGCTCCTTCAACTGTATCTCTGTTGTTCTCCGCTATCTTCTTCGCGAGCCAGAACGTTCCCAGTGAGTGCTCAAAGCGTGTGTGCCTTGCGGATGGATATGCAAGGTACGCCAGCCCAAGCTGAGTTATTCTCCTCAGCCTCTGGAACTCAGGCGTGTCAACAATCCTCAGCGCAAACTCGTCCAGGACTATGTCCCCGTGAATGGCGTCGCGGATGACTTTCACAAGGGACACCCCGAAAAATTGGAGAAAGTCAGCTCCACGTCTCCGCTATGACGTCGTGCTTGTGGATGCTCTCGTTGCTGATGACCCTCACGTGAATCCTGCCCTTGAAGCGCTCCTTCGCCTTGGCGAATATCTCGCGCGCAACGTCCTCGACGAACTTCGGGTTCCTGTACATGCCCTGAACGACGGCGTTCTCATCCACCGTCTTGAGCAGAGTGTAGGTTGGGTGACTGAAGGAGCTCTCAACGACGTCTATCATATCCTCAAGTGCTATCTCCTCGTCAAAGGCCGTTCTCACCTCAAGCTCGCCTATCGCCCTCTGTATGTGCGTCTTGCCGTTGTTGTTCGCCATAGCGTGTGGACAGGCGGTGTTTCCGATAACCTTAACCCTTAGAACCTTCTCGAAGCTTCCGTCCTCGTTCTTGATGACACCGACCTCAACGTCGTAGGGCTCGTAGGTGGTCTTTTTGCTCGCCGGAGTCTCGCGAGGGATTATGAGGTGAGTTCTTATCCAGACCTCAGCCCTCTTGTGTGGGTGCTTGCCTTCGAGCCTATAAATGACAGCCTTTCCAAGCTCTTCAAGCGAGCTGTGGGCTTCCATTACCTCTTCCTCAACAGCCTCGCTCATCGCTTCCGTTATGCTCTCCACGAGCCTGCTCATGTGTATGCCCTTCTTCTCCTCCGGGACGTCGATAGTTATCTCAAAGAGCGGGAGAAAAGTGTACACCTTCCCTTTCCAGTTTATCTTTGCCACCGTGCGGAGATTCGTTATTCCAACACGGTGAAGACGCTCTCTAATCTCGGGAACCTCTTCCTGGGTCTCAAATATCAGCATGAGCATCACCCTGAACTTTTTAGGGCTATCTAATCGGAGCCCCTTTTAAACCTACCTCAGCAGGCTCATCAGCCTCTCGTAGCTTTTCCTCGCGAGCTTTACATCGTCGTCGTTCAACCTTCCGGCGTATTTGGCCTTTTCAAAAATCCTTGTGAGAACATCGAGGTCTTCCAGATCCGGGAAAATCTCCCTCAGCATTTTCTCATGCTCCCTATGGGTCCAGCTCTTCCTGTAGGGGTAGCCTTTCATGACGAGGCCGGCAACGACGTTTTTGTACATCTTTATGACCCTCTCGGCGGGGGTTCCCTCAAGGGCTTCGTAGCG
Protein-coding regions in this window:
- the tuf gene encoding translation elongation factor EF-1 subunit alpha: MAKEKPHVNIVFIGHVDHGKSTTIGRLLFDTANIPENIIKKFEEMGEKGKSFKFAWVMDRLKEERERGITIDVAHTKFETPHRYITIIDAPGHRDFVKNMITGASQADAAVLVVAATDGVMPQTKEHAFLARTLGIGHIIVAINKMDMVNYDEKKFKQVAEQVKKLLMMLGYKDFPIIPISAWEGDNVVKKSDKMPWYKGPTLIEALDQIPEPPKPTDKPLRIPIQDVYSIKGVGTVPVGRVETGVLRVGDVVIFEPASTIFHKPIQGEVKSIEMHHEPLQEALPGDNIGFNVRGVGKNDIKRGDVAGHTTNPPTVVRPRDTFKAQIIVLNHPTAITVGYTPVLHAHTLQVAVRFEQLLAKLDPRTGNVVEENPQFIKTGDSAIVILRPTKPMVIEPVKEIPQMGRFAIRDMGQTVAAGMVISIQKGE
- a CDS encoding elongation factor EF-2; its protein translation is MGRREEMIAKIKELMTQPERIRNMGIAAHIDHGKTTLSDNLLAGAGMISEELAGKQLVLDFDEQEQARGITINAANVSMVHTYEGQEYLINLIDTPGHVDFGGDVTRAMRAIDGAIIVVDAVEGVMPQTETVLRQALREYVKPVLFINKVDRLIKELKLGPNEILQRFAKIITDVNRLIKKYAPDEFKSQWMVKVEDGSVAFGSAYYNWALSVPYMKKTGVSFKDIVELTNAGDLKTLRQKAPLHVVVLDMVVRHLPNPLEAQKYRIPHLWRGDVNSDVGQAMLRCDPKGKMVMVVTKIILDKHAGEVATGRVWSGTVKTGQEVYLISAKRKARIQQVGIYMGPERVNMEAVPAGNIVAVTGLRDAMAGETVAQEQIEPFEALHYTSEPVVTVAIEAKNVKDLPKLVEALRQLAKEDPTLHVKIDEETGQHLLSGMGELHLEVKLVKLKEDWKLDVEVSPPIVVYRESVTKVSPIVEGKSPNKHNRFYITVEPMPDEIYQAIREGIIPEGRPKNPKEVAKKLAELGMDYEIAKGIVDIYNGNMFLDNTKGIQYLNEVMDLLVDGFHQAMDEGPLAKEPVMKVIVRLHDAKIHEDNVHRGPAQIYPAIRTAIHCAMMKAQPVLYEPYQKVIINVPYEYMGAVSREINQRRGQLIDMRQEGEVMIIIAEAPVAEMFGFAGAIRGATSGRALWSTEHAGFKRVPNELAVNIIRQIRQRKGLDPNPPKEQDVCPQQ
- a CDS encoding HD domain-containing protein; translation: MKVIRDAIHGDIVLDEFALRIVDTPEFQRLRRITQLGLAYLAYPSARHTRFEHSLGTFWLAKKIAENNRDTVEGAVAYAALLHDLGHYPFSHALEALYGSHEENTRRVLKEGEIRDVIGERYSLKEFLSLLKHPIVSGDIDADRMDYLVRDAYYTGVAYGLVDLDRLIRNLRYDGEKLIIGQKGIMAAQSLLLARSMMYPTVYQHHVSRIASAMLIKAVELERISEKEIAAMDEVDLIARLRRSERDEVRELVKAIDDRRLYKRVVYTNEELKNVEELKKALEDEFGHLAILDYPLKPKFEEKNAFVEGGQRLSEVSPLVRSLVELKDTHWRWGVYAREDVREDVRRFVVDLLG
- a CDS encoding GTP cyclohydrolase IV, whose protein sequence is MIFETQEEVPEIRERLHRVGITNLRTVAKINWKGKVYTFLPLFEITIDVPEEKKGIHMSRLVESITEAMSEAVEEEVMEAHSSLEELGKAVIYRLEGKHPHKRAEVWIRTHLIIPRETPASKKTTYEPYDVEVGVIKNEDGSFEKVLRVKVIGNTACPHAMANNNGKTHIQRAIGELEVRTAFDEEIALEDMIDVVESSFSHPTYTLLKTVDENAVVQGMYRNPKFVEDVAREIFAKAKERFKGRIHVRVISNESIHKHDVIAETWS